From the Cololabis saira isolate AMF1-May2022 chromosome 13, fColSai1.1, whole genome shotgun sequence genome, the window cactgcaaccactattcatactgcagaaaagagccataaggataattcaTAATGCTGGTTTTCGAGAACACACCAATTTATTATTcttcaattctaaaataatcacattttttgacATAGTAGAATTCCAAACAgcacaattcatgtataaagctaggaacaacttattaccatctcacttacaggaaatgttttatgaaaGAGAGGGGAGGTTTAATTTAAGGGGGACTCTAAATTTTAAGACTCGTCGAAcacgaacaacaatgaaaagattttctatatcagtcagtggagttaaactatggaacagaatggagtcagaattaaaacaatgtccaaacattaaccagtttaaaaacaaatataaaaacatgattttcacaacaaggtacaaagaggaaggggtttagcggcttGAGGGGCCTGATATAACACTATTGGTGAACGGGTAGatttgtgtatatttatatatgcatgtgtatataatatatatatatatatatgtgtatgtatgtatgtatgtatgtctgtgtgtgtgtgtgtgtgtgtgtgtgtgtgtgtgtgtgtgtgtgtgtgtgtgtgtgtgtgtgtgtgtgtgtgtgtgtgtgtgtgtgtgtgtgtgtgtgtgtgtgtgtgtgtgtgtgtgtgtgtgtgtgtgtgtgtgtgtgtgtatgtatgtatgtatgtatgtatgtatgtatgtatgtatgtatgtatgtatgtatgtatgtatgtatgtatgtatgtatgtatgtatgtataggtaagtgtgtgagtataattataatatagttagttattataaatacgtgttaataaatgattagtaaATGGGAGTagaattaaataagtttacacttcttcctactcatttttgcacatgtaaattaagatattaaatattaaagtaTGCAATTATTTGTGATTCAGGTGTTCTGATGGGAACAGAGACAGACATGTACAGACTCaactatctgtccaacagagacagtttctctgacaggaggagacgcttgagactgaactcaacacagagacactgaagaaccagaaccagaaccgggccAGAACCTGAACCCAGGACAGAGAAgttcagtgaatgtggtgttgaaggtgtggaggtggatcagtctgtcagaggagacgctgtagaaggacagagttccagcaggaacgtccacgtacactgctactctgtcagagactgaggaagaggaggaggaggaggaagacgttACTCTGTTATTGTGATAGACACGGTACCCACCACCATCAGAACAgaacagactccaggaatgatcgttccaTCCAAACACACAGTCATTAGAGGGTCCTTTCCTTCTGAtgcttctgtaactcactgatacagaaacatctcctctcctctggacctcccagtaacagcgacccgtcagaacttctctacacagcagttGAGGACAgggatcaaacctgtctggatgatcaggatatgactgatcctcccacacaaacatcatcttcctgttgttgtcagacagttggatgttgttgtggactgtgtttgtgtcgatggtaagttgacaggaatctgatggagagaacaaacaacccagctgcagttattattgatctgtcattgatcattgatggactcatgaatgagtgatgtgtcagtgtgaagatggttgaatgtgtgaatgaaataaaaacccaCTTACACTTCCACGGACCTGGTGTCAGAAattgttgtccagcaggctccaccctgaaaggaggaggaggaggggggtcagaccagcacagtctctctcagcaaacatggacattacatggctctcacactctgatgaaggaacagtccaacacttggacagatgcacttgaatgcagcatctctgaagTCTGTCCTGTGGTCGTCACCTTCCAGCACAGTTTCAACACATTCTTCTCATCTGATTTCATCTTTGCTgaatcagcagcaggaggagaccgtgtcatggatgagtgaaggtgcagctgttattgtgctgtgatgggcctgaaaaccacactgctgtggttctgggatgtttactgggtcaagaacggctcagagttgtgaactgcatctatcagctctgctgcagcaccagatgagctgcagcagctccatctgcTGAAAGATTTCTGCTCAAAGTGTCATGGAAAACATTCAGACATGATATGGTTTGTAACAAAAGGCCAACAGCTGGAAGGAACAGGATGGAAGAGGGGTgtataaaacatgtaaatgcaGATGAGCTGCGGCAGCTCCATCTGCTCAAAGCCAGAGAGCCACAAAGATGATGTCCACAACACCATGAAGAGTCCAGCACACTGATGTCCTTCTGTGTttatacctgagagtgtccagtctccagcggggatcctccagtctagacagaagcttccctgctgactctcctggatggttgtagctcaggtccagctctctcaggtgggaggggttggagctcagagctgagaccagagaagcacagccttcctctgagatcagacagcctgacagcctgcagacacacaacacaacacacatgcagagactcTGAGAGAACTGCTCTGAGACTAAAGCCGACTCTGTCCTCGTGTTCACCTGATGATGTCGCTGAAGGAAAAGTCAGAggatcagcagaaacactggAATTCACTCTGAATCCAACAAATGTTGCTGAGACGTTTCAGACTGAACTAAACCTGTGGATGAACATCAACATCCAAAGAGTCCCACTGCTGCTGAGGCCGACAGCATCCAGATGTGGAGAGAGACGTGTGAAGAGCATCATGTGACCTGAACATGTGACATCACATTCCATGACTGACGTGTCTGTCCTCAACACTTCAGTGAGTTTTACAACCAGATAAGTcagctgtgtttaaagatcacttTAATGAGCTTCATTTGAGCTGAATTTGAGCTTTTCTCAACCAAACAGCGTTCGTGTTTCCAGGGACGTCGTTTGGTCTGAAATGTTCTGAAGTCTCCAGAAACAATCTGCTGGTTTTTATTCAAGGTCAGATGATCAGAAATGGATCAATGACAGAATATTGATCAGTCCAGCACCTTGTGGACATCCAGACAAAGACTAAGTCGAGGTTAGAAGAACAGACACTTCTGCTGCTGAGGTCGTCACCATTTGACAGTTATTGGTGCTCCAGTTTGATCATTTTATGGAAACGAATTCAATATTAAATAGGAAACATTTCAAAGTGTGACGTAAACATCTTATTTGAGAACTTTAATTGATAAAGAAGAGATCAGATTAGAGAGTGGAGCTTAAAGATTGTTCACATGTGGAAAAACTTGTTGATACTCTTCaattaaaggaagaaaaaaacaccccAGATGCCTGAAATAACCTGAAGCTGACTAAACTCCAAACAGACGTTTATGTGGACTTGGTGGAGCTCTTCTCCTCAATCATCATCCTCAAACAGTTCTGACCGATCTGTCTGTAGCGCTTCAACCCGATGTGGACCCAGTTAGAGTTATTAAAACTCTCATCAACAATCATTCAATATCAACAACAGTTCTAACGTTCCACAGTTGaccacttggtggattctgacctgagagactccaggtgacagtgtggactctccagtccaggacacagcttcttcagtcctgaatcctgcaggtcattgttactcaggtccagttctgtcagactggaggactgagagctgagaactgaggacagatctgcacagatgttCCCTGAGAGGTTACAACCACTCAACCTGAGGAGGAGATTCAAGAGAGATCATCATGTAATTTAAacattgattatttaattcaacaaatgaatgaatcatAGAATTTAAATGAATACTGATCAATTCAACTATTAATCAATAAGTGTTGCTGCACTACAGTCTTGATCAAAGCTGCATTTCTCTTCTCTGCATGTAAAGTTTCCTGAGATGAATCATTGAGGAGAACTGGTCCCACATGAACCTGAACTAAGttgaacagtgaatttaactggtttcctccaagaacacaacatgtgattgtaactaaaacaggtGTGTCCGTgtttgtccttacacagctttcttggaggctttgaccaccggcagcagcctccgtagaacctcctctgaagctgagtatttctgcaggtcaaacacctccagatctcctgatgacagtaagatgaagaccagagccgaccactgagcaggagacagttcatctgtggagagacgtccaaacctcagggaccgttggacctcctccaccagagaaccagcgtccagttcattcagacagtggaacaggttgatgcttctctctgcagacagatccttactgatcttcttcttgatgtatttaactgtttcctgattgttctgtgatcttctttgttttggttccaacagacctcgtaggagagtctgattggtctccagtttgaaacccaggaggaagcggaggaacaagtccaggtgtccgtttggactctgtaaggccttgtctACAGCTGTCTGATAGAGGTGAGTGTGTGCTCTGGTTTTAAACCACCTGGAGGTgtttctttgttcctccagcaggttgactccagacttcaatttcaattttcaatttcaattttatttatatagcgtctaatacaacagagttgtctctagacgctttacagagacccatacccagaacatgacccccgagcagttattacataaacaatggcaggtaaaaactcccctagtgggagaaaaaccttaagccaaacagtggcaaggaaaaactcccctttaggagggaagaaaccttgagcaggaccaggctcatcaggggggaccctcctgccgagggccagactggtgggtcagggacggcaacagcacagcaggcaggtggaagcagcaacgggatgaccgggggtggggaccgcaggccagcacacagctcccgaagctccggcccaatcagcaagtcccaggttggggtgcagggtcaggaaaagacttgtgctccgtaatgcaagctacaagccacccatggccacctgcaggacaaaagagagaaaagggaggagaaggggggggcagcaacgggatgaccaggggtggggaccgcaggccagcacgcagctcccgaagctccggcccaatcagcaagtcccaggttggggtgcagggtcggggaaagacttgtgctccgtaatgcaagctacaagccacccacgaccacctgcaggttccggtgtccggcaaaggatgctgcaacatggacaaaagagagaaaagggaggagaagggggggccagcacaagaaaccacaggagcgactctgacacactaaagtttacactacctagagatttaccaacaccagctagaggtttacttaacactaactataggctttactaaacagaaatgttttaagtttagttttaaaggtggaggtggtgtcagcccccttaacccagattggaagttggttccatagtagtggcgcctgatagcagaacgcccgccctccaaatctacatttagatactctaggaactacaagtaaacctgcactctgagaacggagagctctgacaggaacataaggcactatcaggtcttgcaaataatgcggagctaagccgttttgggctttatacgcaagtaataaaattttaaattggattctgaattttacgggtaaccaatggagcgacgctaatactggagagacgtggtctctcctgctaattcctgtcagtactcgtgctgctgcattttggatcagctggagcctattcagcaaattacttggacatcctgctaacaacacattacagtaatctagtctagaagatacaaacgcatgaactagtttttctgcatcactctgtgagaggattttcctaatctttgcaatattacggagatggaaaaaggctattttacaaacctgattgacatatggtttaaacgacaaatcctgatcgaaaataacaccaagatttctcacagttgcactggaagccatcgcaacaccatctaatcccttcctaagatgctctggaccaagaatgataacctctgttttatctgaatttagaagcaggaaatttctggacatccagtccttgatgtccctaagacatgcctgaagtttaactaacggttctgtttcatccggcttcatagacaaatagagctgcgtatcatcagcataacaatgaaagtgtatgccgtggttctggattatacttcccaacggctgcatgtataaactgaacaagattggccctagcactgaaccctgcggaacaccataacagacccttgactgttctgaagaaacctcatgtacatgaacaaactggaacctgtcagataggtatgatttaaaccaacatagagctgtccctttaatcccaacaacatgctctaacctgtgcacttgatgaaggtctgatggacatgaagagcagccagaaactcctgaacactcagatggatgaagcagaagacctggtcctggtacaggctgctctcctctctaaagatctgtgtgaacactcctgagtacactgaagcctctctgacatcgatgccacactctctcaggtctgcttcatagaagatcaggtttcctttctgcagctgctcaaaagccagttttcccagagactccaccatcttcctgctctctggactccagtgtggatccgtctcagctcctccgtcatacttgaccttcttcagtttggcctggaccaccaggaagtggatgtacatctcagtcagggtcttgggcagctccccttcctttctggtttccaggacgttctccaggaccgtagcagtgatccagcagaacactgggatgtggcacatgatgtggaggctctgtgatgtcttgatgtgggagatgatcctgctggtctgctcgtcttctctgaacctcttcctgaagtagtcctccttctgtgggtcagtgaaccctctgacctccgtcaccatggagacacactcaggagggatctgattggctgctgcaggtcttgtggtgatccagagatgagcagaaggaagcaggttccccctgatgaggtttgtcagcagcacatccactgaggtggactctgtaacatctgtcaggacctcattgttgtggaagtccagaggaagtcgactctcatccagaccgtcaaagatgaacacgacctggaactcaaagctgcagatttctctggtttcagtgaagaagtgatgaactagttccaccaagctgaactttctatctttcagcacattcagctctctgaaggtgaatggaagcaggaactggatgtcctggttggttctgccttcagcccagtccagagtgaacttctgtgttaggactgttttcccgatgccggccactcccttcgtcatcactgttctgattggttcatctcttccaggtgggggtttaaatatgtcttcctgtctgatggttgtttctgctctgtctggtttcctggaTGCTGCTTCAAACTgcctgacttcatgttcatcgttgacgtctccagtccctccctctgtgatgtagag encodes:
- the LOC133457974 gene encoding tripartite motif-containing protein 16-like isoform X2, producing MDQCEDGEEGVPPSKTSLCGEHESRSKAQRNKPGPGPGPGPAPGPGPGPGPGPGPGPGPGPGPGPGPGPGPGPSCVSLKSDQSKEYVINFKGDQRSAVKRFHQKRESLEHEPSCLSLKSDHSNDRLINFTGDQQFSSERVDQQSSEFPSGPSVQQHQTQLDSIFLLLEDNIVLFVKNELKKIQRGLSPDYPESLEHVLLGEDREQRRSSREAFVKITVNFLRRMKQEDLAEHLQSNELSPAQWSALVFILLSSGDLEVFDLQKYSASEEVLRRLLPVVKASKKAVLSGCNLSGNICADLSSVLSSQSSSLTELDLSNNDLQDSGLKKLCPGLESPHCHLESLRLSGCLISEEGCASLVSALSSNPSHLRELDLSYNHPGESAGKLLSRLEDPRWRLDTLRVEPAGQQFLTPGPWKYSCQLTIDTNTVHNNIQLSDNNRKMMFVWEDQSYPDHPDRFDPCPQLLCREVLTGRCYWEVQRRGDVSVSVSYRSIRRKGPSNDCVFGWNDHSWSLFCSDGGGYRVYHNNRVTSSSSSSSSSVSDRVAVYVDVPAGTLSFYSVSSDRLIHLHTFNTTFTELLCPGFRFWPGSGSGSSVSLC
- the LOC133457974 gene encoding protein NLRC3-like isoform X1, with translation MDQCEDGEEGVPPSKTSLCGEHESRSKAQRNKPGPGPGPGPAPGPGPGPGPGPGPGPGPGPGPGPGPGPGPGPSCVSLKSDQSKEYVINFKGDQRSAVKRFHQKRESLEHEPSCLSLKSDHSNDRLINFTGDQQFSSERVDQQSSEFPSGPSVQQHQTQLDSIFLLLEDNIVLFVKNELKKIQRGLSPDYPESLEHVLLGEDREQRRSSREAFVKITVNFLRRMKQEDLAEHLQSNISAPVCKKRLKSKLKKKSQCVFEGIVKAGNPTLLKQIYTELYITEGGTGDVNDEHEVRQFEAASRKPDRAETTIRQEDIFKPPPGRDEPIRTVMTKGVAGIGKTVLTQKFTLDWAEGRTNQDIQFLLPFTFRELNVLKDRKFSLVELVHHFFTETREICSFEFQVVFIFDGLDESRLPLDFHNNEVLTDVTESTSVDVLLTNLIRGNLLPSAHLWITTRPAAANQIPPECVSMVTEVRGFTDPQKEDYFRKRFREDEQTSRIISHIKTSQSLHIMCHIPVFCWITATVLENVLETRKEGELPKTLTEMYIHFLVVQAKLKKVKYDGGAETDPHWSPESRKMVESLGKLAFEQLQKGNLIFYEADLRECGIDVREASVYSGVFTQIFREESSLYQDQVFCFIHLSVQEFLAALHVHQTFIKCTG